The Archangium lipolyticum genome includes a region encoding these proteins:
- a CDS encoding inorganic diphosphatase, giving the protein MPDSSLPPELPREPEVLIESPRWSLVKRRADGSVDFVSPLPCPYNYGCIPGLGSGDGDPLDVVVLGPRLRRGDRLRVPVVGVIGFLDAGEADPKVICSTRPLRPVDRAGLETFFRAYALFKRGLHRVRGRRSGDTRFLGWLADFTARSA; this is encoded by the coding sequence GTGCCCGACTCCTCCCTTCCTCCGGAGCTCCCGCGCGAGCCCGAAGTCCTGATCGAATCCCCTCGCTGGTCCCTGGTGAAGCGGCGCGCGGACGGGAGCGTCGACTTCGTCTCCCCGCTGCCGTGTCCCTACAACTACGGGTGCATCCCCGGGCTGGGCTCGGGAGATGGAGATCCGCTCGACGTGGTGGTGCTCGGTCCCCGCCTGCGCCGGGGCGATCGCCTGCGCGTGCCGGTGGTGGGGGTGATTGGCTTCCTCGACGCGGGGGAGGCCGATCCCAAGGTCATCTGCAGCACCCGGCCGCTGCGCCCGGTGGACAGGGCGGGCCTGGAGACCTTCTTCCGCGCCTACGCCCTCTTCAAGCGGGGGCTGCACCGGGTGCGCGGCAGGCGGAGCGGGGACACGCGCTTCCTGGGATGGCTCGCCGACTTCACGGCGCGCTCAGCATGA
- a CDS encoding cupin domain-containing protein: protein MSEKKPAAPKSPLFRAADRAQLPEQSQQHPFNPNSEIRGHSLSDFVGLRRTGVHLLRIPPGKESFVYHSHQLEEEWMYVLSGRGIVEIGDEQHEVGPGDFLGFTTPSVGHHLRNPFSEELVYLSGGERREMEVADFPRHGKRMVRVGATISFFPVDTVQSFTIPGIEE from the coding sequence ATGTCCGAGAAGAAGCCCGCCGCTCCGAAATCGCCGCTCTTCCGCGCCGCCGACCGCGCCCAGCTTCCCGAGCAGTCGCAGCAGCACCCGTTCAATCCGAACTCGGAGATCCGCGGTCACTCGCTGAGCGATTTCGTGGGCCTGCGGCGCACCGGCGTGCACCTGCTGCGCATCCCGCCCGGCAAGGAGTCCTTCGTCTACCACTCGCACCAGTTGGAGGAGGAGTGGATGTACGTGCTGTCCGGCCGCGGCATCGTGGAGATTGGTGACGAGCAGCACGAGGTGGGCCCGGGAGACTTCCTCGGCTTCACCACCCCGTCCGTCGGACACCACCTGCGCAACCCCTTCTCCGAGGAGCTCGTCTACCTGTCCGGCGGCGAGCGGCGGGAGATGGAGGTCGCCGACTTCCCGCGCCACGGCAAGCGCATGGTGCGCGTCGGAGCCACCATCTCCTTCTTCCCGGTCGACACCGTGCAGAGCTTCACCATTCCCGGCATCGAGGAGTGA
- a CDS encoding DUF885 domain-containing protein: protein MTTLDAFVRLRASFFERYLQTQPEEATTLGLHHLDDRLKDLSGSALGDEYAFHRDALARLERLPPEELPADAQLDRLSMLGVTRFHVHTYEDLRDHRRNVELSTYPHTMLQYQLGQAETAGDWAAIASRVACIPTFLRQQEQLLAEGLATGETPDVHVVQDIADDQLPVIVRYFEHLPALPEAHQVTLSQAGTRELQQAAWEAREAFAQHHRFLLERVLPRAGSSVVLGADEYQWRLRNTFGLTTPPEELVRRAEDVLARTQASIIQLADQLGAPLSNLAEARALLSQLETENPARDEDVIPLYRGLIERAERFIHERGMFDVPAGYRLGLKAMPPGMVDVRGTNWPAPLLDPRKVGWFVLAPMAQAHPTVWAALLAVHEGIPGHFLQSVAWQRGFSQHPAPVRFLLVTDHVAMARGNFGPMLNIEGHATYAEERMRREGFYTAPESLTALVARALRAVRVVVDIGLHTRRMDEEAAVRYLMHHACMPEPNAQREVLRYKRIPMQAITYLLGALEFERLAEDCRRERGSRFDEAAFHDELFSFGPVSPALLRRFMLSAP from the coding sequence ATGACGACCCTCGATGCCTTCGTCCGGCTCCGCGCCTCGTTCTTCGAGCGCTATCTCCAGACACAGCCCGAGGAAGCCACCACGCTCGGGCTGCACCATCTGGATGACCGGCTGAAGGATCTCTCCGGGTCCGCGCTGGGGGATGAGTACGCCTTCCATCGCGACGCCCTCGCCCGGCTCGAGCGGCTGCCACCCGAGGAGCTCCCGGCGGACGCGCAGCTCGACCGGCTGTCGATGCTCGGCGTCACCCGGTTCCACGTCCACACCTACGAGGACCTGCGCGACCACCGGCGGAACGTCGAGCTATCGACCTATCCGCACACCATGTTGCAGTACCAGCTCGGCCAGGCCGAGACGGCCGGGGACTGGGCGGCCATCGCCAGCCGCGTCGCGTGCATCCCCACGTTCCTCCGGCAACAGGAGCAGCTGCTCGCCGAGGGACTCGCCACGGGCGAGACGCCCGACGTGCACGTCGTCCAGGACATCGCGGACGACCAGCTGCCCGTCATCGTGCGGTACTTCGAGCACCTCCCGGCCCTGCCCGAAGCGCACCAGGTGACGCTCTCCCAGGCCGGAACCCGGGAGCTCCAACAGGCGGCCTGGGAGGCCCGGGAGGCCTTCGCCCAGCACCACCGGTTCCTCCTCGAGCGCGTGCTGCCCCGCGCGGGCTCCAGTGTCGTGCTGGGTGCGGACGAGTACCAGTGGCGGCTGCGAAACACCTTCGGGCTCACCACCCCCCCCGAGGAGCTGGTGCGGCGAGCCGAGGACGTGCTGGCCCGGACCCAGGCCTCCATCATCCAGCTCGCCGATCAGCTCGGCGCGCCGCTCTCCAATCTGGCCGAGGCCCGGGCGCTGCTCTCCCAGCTCGAGACGGAGAACCCGGCCCGGGACGAGGACGTCATCCCCCTCTACCGGGGGCTCATCGAGCGCGCCGAGCGCTTCATCCACGAGCGGGGGATGTTCGACGTGCCCGCGGGCTACCGGTTGGGACTGAAGGCCATGCCCCCGGGCATGGTGGACGTGCGAGGCACCAACTGGCCCGCGCCGCTGTTGGATCCGCGCAAGGTGGGCTGGTTCGTGCTGGCCCCCATGGCGCAAGCCCACCCCACGGTCTGGGCCGCGCTGCTGGCGGTGCACGAGGGCATCCCCGGCCACTTCCTGCAGAGCGTCGCCTGGCAGCGTGGCTTCTCCCAGCACCCCGCCCCGGTCCGCTTCCTCCTGGTGACGGACCACGTGGCCATGGCGCGCGGCAACTTCGGCCCCATGCTCAACATCGAGGGCCATGCCACCTACGCCGAGGAGCGGATGCGGCGCGAGGGCTTCTACACCGCCCCCGAGTCGCTCACGGCGCTCGTGGCCCGGGCCCTGCGCGCGGTGCGCGTGGTGGTGGACATCGGCCTCCACACCCGGCGCATGGACGAGGAGGCGGCGGTGCGCTACCTGATGCACCACGCCTGCATGCCGGAGCCCAACGCGCAGCGCGAGGTGCTCCGCTACAAGCGCATCCCCATGCAGGCCATCACCTACCTGCTCGGCGCGCTCGAATTCGAGCGGTTGGCGGAGGACTGCCGGCGCGAGCGCGGGAGCCGCTTCGACGAGGCCGCCTTCCACGACGAGCTCTTCTCGTTCGGCCCGGTGTCGCCCGCGCTCCTGCGGCGCTTCATGCTGAGCGCGCCGTGA
- a CDS encoding PEGA domain-containing protein, with amino-acid sequence MMMRLSRSLALALALALSGGSAGAAGRPKGSKANLEEAQSRYQRARELYEENDFQAALVEFQRAYELAPSYRLLYNIAQVQYQLQDYASALGSFQRYLDEGGGELPAQRRDEVQREVDRLQARVATVRVTVNKPGAEISVDDVPVGTSPLRAPLQLNAGRRKLSAALSGFPPVTRVVDVAGRDSLDVSLEIAAPVASAAPAAPAPSPRSEAPRSAVDTRPEVVKAQRSTPWVPWIATGGLAVATGVTGVLALKASGDLKARRDTFGVSRADLDQASGRTRTLALTTDVLAGATLVAAGVSTWLTLREPQPAPSAGVQVGVGPGGVGVAGSF; translated from the coding sequence ATGATGATGCGTCTGTCCAGGTCGCTCGCCCTCGCCCTCGCGCTGGCGCTGTCGGGCGGGAGCGCCGGTGCCGCGGGGCGTCCCAAGGGCTCCAAGGCCAACCTCGAGGAGGCCCAGAGCCGCTACCAGCGCGCCAGGGAGCTCTACGAGGAGAACGACTTCCAGGCCGCGCTGGTGGAGTTCCAGCGTGCCTACGAGCTCGCGCCGAGCTACCGGCTCCTCTACAACATCGCCCAGGTGCAGTATCAGCTTCAGGACTACGCGAGCGCGCTCGGCAGCTTCCAGCGCTACCTCGATGAGGGTGGGGGAGAGCTGCCCGCCCAGCGCCGCGACGAGGTCCAGCGCGAGGTGGATCGGCTCCAGGCGCGCGTGGCCACGGTGCGCGTCACCGTCAACAAGCCCGGGGCGGAGATCTCCGTGGATGACGTGCCGGTCGGCACCTCGCCCCTGCGCGCGCCGCTGCAGCTCAACGCGGGACGGAGGAAGCTCTCCGCTGCCCTCTCGGGTTTCCCGCCGGTGACGCGGGTGGTGGACGTGGCGGGGCGCGACAGCCTCGACGTGTCCCTGGAGATCGCCGCGCCGGTCGCGTCCGCCGCGCCCGCCGCGCCCGCGCCGTCCCCGCGGTCCGAGGCTCCCCGGTCCGCCGTGGACACACGGCCCGAGGTCGTCAAGGCCCAGCGGAGCACTCCCTGGGTGCCGTGGATCGCCACCGGTGGGCTGGCGGTGGCCACGGGGGTGACCGGCGTGCTCGCGCTGAAGGCCTCGGGTGACCTGAAGGCCCGGCGCGACACCTTCGGGGTGAGCCGCGCCGATCTCGACCAGGCCAGTGGCCGGACGCGTACCCTGGCGCTCACCACGGACGTGCTCGCGGGCGCCACGTTGGTGGCCGCCGGAGTGTCCACCTGGCTGACCCTTCGCGAGCCGCAGCCCGCGCCTTCCGCCGGAGTGCAGGTGGGGGTGGGGCCGGGCGGCGTGGGCGTCGCCGGCTCCTTCTAG
- a CDS encoding substrate-binding domain-containing protein: MRHDLRRRAPGSWLGALALALTSAMAHAQTNTPTISCAGPNTIYVAGSSAVRPFLGVVAQLLARESPPWSIVYQSQGSCTGVKAIFSTDPSARVIKDIPASGGRAANYAILFRADGSAQECSLATEGNVVDVGVSDVYASTCDSTAPANVQIADYEGPIQPMTFVVPAASSQRSISAEAAYLVFGTGGNKGAAAPWTEQNLYFVRNASSGTQQMIARAIGVPADKWWGVDRGGSEGVRRNMKVLLDSSTAEKAIGIISTDIADEERSNLRILAFQGTGQSCGFLPDSTAFAKDKQNVRDGHYPIWGPVHFYTRTENGLPGPAAAALVSRFAAARLEKELLDVIIQKHLVPKCAMKVKRSSEMGPLSPYSTDSRCGCYFDLVANGASSCKTCNGPADCPSSAPACNYGYCEAL, translated from the coding sequence ATGAGACACGACCTTCGCCGGCGCGCGCCGGGGAGCTGGCTGGGCGCGCTCGCCCTGGCCCTCACGAGCGCCATGGCGCATGCGCAGACCAACACGCCCACCATCAGCTGCGCCGGGCCCAACACCATCTATGTGGCGGGCTCCTCCGCCGTCCGTCCGTTCCTCGGCGTGGTGGCGCAGCTGCTCGCCCGGGAGTCGCCTCCCTGGAGCATCGTCTATCAGTCCCAGGGCTCGTGCACGGGCGTGAAGGCCATCTTCAGCACGGATCCGAGCGCCCGCGTCATCAAGGACATTCCCGCCAGCGGTGGCCGGGCGGCCAACTACGCCATCCTCTTCCGCGCGGACGGCTCGGCGCAGGAGTGCTCCCTGGCGACGGAGGGCAACGTGGTGGATGTGGGCGTCTCGGACGTCTACGCCTCCACGTGTGACAGCACGGCGCCCGCGAACGTGCAGATCGCCGACTACGAGGGCCCCATCCAGCCGATGACCTTCGTGGTGCCGGCGGCCTCCTCGCAGCGCAGCATCAGCGCCGAGGCGGCCTACCTGGTCTTCGGCACCGGGGGCAACAAGGGGGCGGCCGCTCCGTGGACGGAGCAGAACCTGTACTTCGTGCGCAACGCCAGCTCCGGCACGCAGCAGATGATCGCCCGGGCCATCGGCGTGCCCGCGGACAAGTGGTGGGGCGTGGACCGGGGCGGCAGTGAAGGCGTGCGCCGCAACATGAAGGTCCTCCTGGATTCGAGCACGGCGGAGAAGGCCATCGGCATCATCTCCACGGACATCGCGGACGAGGAGCGCAGCAACCTGCGCATCCTGGCGTTCCAGGGCACTGGCCAGTCCTGCGGCTTCCTGCCGGACTCCACGGCCTTCGCCAAGGACAAGCAGAACGTGCGGGATGGGCACTACCCCATCTGGGGCCCGGTGCACTTCTACACGCGCACCGAGAATGGCCTGCCTGGCCCGGCCGCCGCCGCGCTCGTCAGCCGCTTCGCCGCGGCCCGGTTGGAGAAGGAGCTGCTGGACGTCATCATCCAGAAGCACCTGGTGCCCAAGTGCGCCATGAAGGTGAAGCGCTCGTCGGAGATGGGGCCGCTGAGCCCGTACTCCACCGACTCGCGCTGCGGCTGCTACTTCGACCTGGTGGCCAACGGGGCCAGCTCGTGCAAGACGTGCAACGGGCCGGCGGACTGCCCGTCGTCCGCGCCCGCCTGCAACTACGGCTACTGCGAGGCGCTCTGA
- a CDS encoding serine/threonine protein kinase — protein MPDARDSVSNSPRLGRYELLGELGHGGMAKVYRARVAGPMGFEKTLVVKQILPHLSDEPQFVEMFLSEARLAAQLNHPNIVQIFDFGEADGAYFLAMEYIDGPNLRALMRRAHAAGRPLPLPHCAKLVSAICEGLTYAHEFADPFSGEPLGLVHRDVSPDNILLARTGAVKVVDFGIAKATNQVHQTRVGTLKGKVPYMAPEQLRNEPLDLRIDIYALGVVLYELVAGRKPFEASSEVALMNAILHEPFTPVSDRRADVPEPLRYIIERALAKDREERYQSCREMQADLERFLLGSGQSVGAFQLAELISQLSMPSGMSAPIGTPVSGNGSKPRRSQLGVVVPSMPTRPPPPPPEDSLSAPRSRVLEVEPPTEAHIVSHVSLARVPPQRRWVLPAVGAALLLVAGGVALVSVSRPREPSSPAVSAMAVAAAAPTPAPLPTPPAEVLASSSQVVAPPKPEAVEPPAREEPPAEEIELHIQVVPRGAVVQLDGEVLPSNPYTGSFPRDGAVHQLRVSAAGFTPLVKELRFEKDLMLELNLQRRSVEVRRERVSKTRAPAPSPQPTAAPADDGFSELPSKPAAVSGKAKRGLDADNPWSGGDKRGLDGEDPWNGGSRKLDSNNPWKE, from the coding sequence GTGCCGGACGCCCGAGACAGTGTTTCGAACAGCCCACGGTTGGGCCGGTACGAGCTGCTGGGAGAGCTTGGGCATGGAGGCATGGCCAAGGTCTACCGGGCGCGCGTGGCGGGCCCCATGGGGTTCGAGAAGACCCTGGTGGTGAAGCAGATCCTCCCGCATCTGTCGGATGAGCCCCAGTTCGTGGAGATGTTCCTTTCCGAGGCCCGGCTCGCCGCCCAGCTCAACCATCCCAACATCGTCCAGATCTTCGACTTCGGCGAGGCGGACGGCGCGTACTTCCTGGCCATGGAGTACATCGATGGCCCGAACCTCCGCGCGCTGATGCGCAGGGCCCACGCGGCGGGCCGGCCGCTGCCGCTGCCCCACTGCGCGAAGCTCGTCTCCGCCATCTGCGAGGGGCTCACCTACGCGCACGAGTTCGCCGATCCGTTCTCCGGGGAGCCGCTGGGGTTGGTGCACCGGGACGTCAGCCCCGACAACATCCTCCTGGCGCGCACGGGGGCCGTGAAGGTCGTGGACTTCGGCATCGCCAAGGCGACCAACCAGGTGCACCAGACGCGTGTCGGCACGCTCAAGGGGAAGGTGCCCTACATGGCGCCCGAGCAGCTCCGCAACGAGCCGCTCGACCTGCGCATCGACATCTACGCGCTGGGGGTCGTGCTGTATGAGCTGGTGGCGGGGCGCAAGCCCTTCGAGGCCAGCAGCGAGGTCGCGTTGATGAACGCGATCCTCCACGAGCCCTTCACGCCCGTGTCCGACAGGCGCGCCGATGTGCCCGAGCCCCTGCGGTACATCATCGAGCGGGCGCTGGCCAAGGACCGAGAGGAGCGCTACCAGAGCTGCCGGGAGATGCAGGCGGACCTGGAGCGGTTCCTGCTCGGGAGTGGGCAGTCGGTGGGCGCCTTCCAGCTCGCGGAGCTCATCTCGCAGCTCTCGATGCCCTCAGGGATGTCGGCGCCGATCGGCACGCCGGTTTCCGGCAATGGCAGCAAGCCGCGCCGGAGCCAGCTGGGGGTCGTCGTGCCCTCGATGCCGACGCGGCCGCCGCCTCCTCCCCCCGAGGACTCCCTGTCCGCGCCGCGTTCCCGGGTGCTCGAGGTGGAGCCTCCCACCGAGGCGCATATCGTCTCCCATGTCTCCCTGGCGCGGGTCCCCCCCCAGCGGCGCTGGGTGCTGCCCGCGGTGGGAGCGGCCCTGCTGCTGGTGGCCGGAGGCGTGGCCCTGGTGTCCGTCTCCCGGCCTCGAGAGCCCTCGTCGCCGGCCGTGTCCGCCATGGCGGTGGCCGCCGCGGCTCCCACGCCCGCTCCGCTGCCCACTCCCCCGGCCGAGGTCCTGGCCTCCTCGTCCCAGGTGGTGGCTCCTCCCAAGCCCGAGGCGGTCGAGCCGCCCGCGCGCGAGGAGCCCCCCGCGGAGGAGATCGAGCTGCACATCCAGGTGGTGCCACGCGGCGCCGTGGTGCAGCTGGACGGAGAGGTGCTGCCGTCCAACCCCTACACGGGCAGCTTCCCCCGGGATGGCGCCGTGCATCAGCTGCGCGTGAGCGCCGCCGGTTTCACGCCGCTGGTGAAGGAGCTCCGCTTCGAGAAGGACCTGATGCTGGAGCTCAACCTGCAGCGGCGGAGCGTGGAGGTGCGCCGGGAGCGTGTCTCCAAGACCCGTGCTCCCGCCCCATCGCCGCAGCCCACCGCGGCGCCGGCCGACGATGGTTTCTCCGAGCTGCCGTCGAAGCCGGCGGCCGTCTCCGGCAAGGCGAAGCGCGGTCTCGACGCGGACAACCCCTGGAGCGGCGGCGACAAGCGCGGCCTCGACGGGGAGGACCCGTGGAACGGCGGTAGCCGCAAGCTGGATTCGAACAACCCATGGAAGGAATGA
- a CDS encoding carbohydrate kinase family protein, with the protein MSTEGGDTVYGLVAAGELLVDLIGQEPAGSLGQARTFERFQGGSPSNLAANMARLGQRVAVVSCVGDDSLGTYLKEQVAATGADTRYIAVDSVAPTSLVVVSRSEGTPDFVAYRGADVQLQPHHLPQELLRRCAVLHTTCFALSREPARSSLLDAARETVAAGGQVSLDVNYAPRIWPDRREALEVVAAWCSHRALVKASGDDVERLFGTGALTREQALDAFHDMGASLVCLTLGKEGSLISTRRGETPLRIPGRPIQVVDATGAGDAYWAGFLTAWLRGHPPALCGKAGANLAALKLGWLGPLPASLPETVLFEEPRG; encoded by the coding sequence ATGAGCACAGAGGGTGGGGACACGGTTTACGGCCTCGTGGCCGCCGGTGAGCTGCTGGTGGATCTCATCGGACAGGAGCCGGCCGGGAGTCTCGGGCAGGCACGCACCTTCGAACGCTTCCAGGGAGGCAGTCCCTCCAATCTGGCCGCCAACATGGCGCGTCTGGGTCAGCGGGTCGCCGTGGTGTCCTGCGTGGGCGATGACTCGCTGGGGACGTACCTGAAGGAGCAGGTGGCCGCCACGGGCGCCGATACCCGTTACATCGCCGTCGACTCCGTGGCCCCCACCAGTCTGGTGGTGGTGTCCCGCTCGGAGGGCACGCCCGACTTCGTCGCCTACCGGGGGGCCGACGTCCAGCTCCAACCCCACCACCTCCCCCAGGAGCTGTTGCGGCGGTGTGCCGTGCTCCACACCACCTGCTTCGCCCTGAGCCGCGAGCCGGCGCGCTCCTCCCTCCTGGATGCGGCCCGCGAGACGGTGGCGGCCGGGGGACAGGTGAGCCTCGATGTGAACTACGCCCCTCGCATCTGGCCCGATCGGCGCGAGGCGCTCGAGGTGGTGGCCGCCTGGTGCTCGCACCGGGCGCTGGTGAAGGCCAGTGGTGATGACGTGGAGCGGCTCTTCGGAACGGGAGCGCTCACGCGGGAGCAGGCCCTCGATGCCTTCCACGACATGGGCGCTTCCCTGGTCTGTCTGACGCTCGGGAAGGAGGGCAGCCTGATCTCCACGCGGCGCGGCGAGACGCCCCTCCGCATTCCGGGCAGGCCCATCCAGGTCGTCGATGCCACGGGAGCGGGCGATGCGTACTGGGCCGGCTTCCTGACCGCGTGGTTGCGCGGTCATCCGCCAGCGCTCTGCGGGAAGGCCGGCGCGAACCTGGCGGCCCTCAAGCTCGGGTGGCTCGGTCCCCTGCCGGCGAGCCTCCCCGAGACGGTCTTGTTCGAAGAGCCCCGTGGTTAG
- a CDS encoding S8 family serine peptidase → MGRRWGLLGLLFLTACSNSEYDISEQRQKACTDVAAGAVPEPAPASPRSTPEPRDGRESFIVRYRQGGRVSAAAVQRLGGQVKAQYRSIPAVAARLTDEERARLAEDPDVERIEPDGELRALGTPILAGSVEEYTSAVRMVQAPGVWDANEDGVLDTGAPVGAGIRVCVIDSGIDRRHPELTIPYVAGYDFVDDDEDPSDETDGVRGIGHGTHVAGIIAAQLSSGGATYPNSSPNGMVGVAPGAELLIARVLNVQERASVSKVLLALEWCQRQGARIASLSLGSPVNMGRTAQEAFQAASDAGMLVVAAAGNDSSPGNQAPLSYPAAFPSVLAVGAVDELEEVAAFSNGGETLSLMAPGVNVLSSVTLQGATVAQLDAQGQPFDSRSLFFAPAGEYTGKLIDCGMGEGQGCKGGTCDGFVAYVRLTGSSSASRIAQSVIRQGARAIIFGTDESESQDWQLALDGPGKNWVPTLAVGRESRASVLKHLGRDTHVNLRGVDYAYFPGTSMAAPHVSGVAALVWSARPAMKASEVRSLLEETARDLGEQGHDAQSGHGLVQAKAALDALQKRP, encoded by the coding sequence ATGGGGCGGCGATGGGGACTTCTGGGGCTTCTGTTCCTGACGGCGTGTTCGAACTCGGAGTACGACATCTCGGAGCAGCGCCAGAAGGCGTGCACGGATGTGGCCGCGGGCGCCGTTCCCGAGCCGGCGCCAGCCTCGCCCCGGTCCACGCCTGAGCCCAGGGACGGCCGCGAGTCCTTCATCGTGCGCTACCGCCAGGGCGGCCGGGTGAGCGCCGCCGCGGTCCAGCGGCTGGGCGGACAGGTGAAGGCGCAGTACCGCTCCATCCCGGCGGTGGCCGCGCGCCTGACGGACGAGGAACGGGCCCGGCTCGCCGAGGATCCAGACGTGGAGCGCATCGAGCCGGATGGGGAGCTGCGGGCGCTCGGCACGCCCATATTGGCCGGCTCGGTGGAGGAGTACACCAGCGCGGTGCGCATGGTGCAGGCACCGGGGGTCTGGGACGCCAACGAGGACGGCGTGCTCGACACGGGAGCGCCGGTCGGCGCGGGCATCCGCGTGTGCGTCATCGACAGCGGCATCGACCGGCGGCACCCCGAGCTGACCATTCCCTACGTGGCCGGCTACGACTTCGTGGACGACGACGAGGACCCGAGCGACGAGACGGACGGCGTGCGGGGCATCGGCCACGGCACGCACGTGGCGGGCATCATCGCGGCCCAGCTGTCCTCGGGGGGCGCGACGTACCCGAACTCGAGCCCGAACGGCATGGTGGGCGTGGCCCCCGGCGCGGAGCTGCTGATCGCCCGGGTGCTCAACGTGCAGGAGCGCGCCAGCGTCAGCAAGGTGCTCCTGGCGCTCGAGTGGTGCCAGCGGCAGGGGGCACGCATCGCCTCGCTGTCGCTCGGCTCGCCGGTGAACATGGGGCGCACGGCGCAGGAGGCCTTCCAGGCCGCGAGCGACGCGGGGATGCTCGTCGTCGCGGCCGCGGGGAACGACAGCAGCCCGGGCAACCAGGCGCCGCTCAGCTATCCGGCGGCCTTCCCCTCGGTGCTGGCCGTGGGCGCGGTGGACGAGCTGGAAGAGGTGGCCGCCTTCTCCAACGGGGGCGAGACGCTGAGCCTGATGGCCCCCGGCGTGAACGTGCTCTCCTCCGTCACCCTCCAGGGGGCCACGGTGGCGCAGCTCGACGCGCAGGGGCAGCCGTTCGACTCCCGCTCGCTCTTCTTCGCGCCGGCGGGGGAGTACACGGGCAAGCTCATCGACTGCGGCATGGGCGAGGGCCAGGGGTGCAAGGGAGGCACGTGTGATGGCTTCGTGGCCTACGTGCGGCTCACCGGGAGCAGCTCGGCCTCGCGCATCGCGCAGAGCGTGATACGGCAGGGCGCGCGGGCCATCATCTTCGGGACGGACGAGTCCGAGAGCCAGGACTGGCAGCTGGCCCTGGATGGGCCGGGCAAGAATTGGGTGCCGACACTGGCGGTGGGCCGGGAGTCGCGCGCATCCGTGCTCAAGCACCTGGGCCGGGACACGCACGTGAACCTGCGGGGCGTGGACTACGCCTATTTCCCGGGCACCTCGATGGCCGCTCCGCACGTGTCGGGTGTGGCGGCACTGGTGTGGAGCGCGCGCCCGGCGATGAAGGCCTCCGAGGTGCGCTCGCTGTTGGAGGAAACGGCGAGGGACCTGGGCGAACAGGGCCACGACGCGCAATCCGGCCACGGGCTGGTGCAGGCGAAGGCGGCGCTCGACGCACTCCAGAAGCGCCCGTGA
- a CDS encoding amylo-alpha-1,6-glucosidase: protein MDDIAYARARKLLSDSVTGEGFLASLTPTTNYRRIWARDGIVCGLAGLLTGEARLAEALKRTLETLAAHQSPLGHIPSNVHEEAGTRRVSFGGLAGRVDTVPWFIIGVCQYAHFTGDRSFSQALLPALRKGLRLLQAWEFNERGLVYVPQSGDWADEYILHGYVLYDQVLRLWALRCFADHFQEPAVAEQAVRLTRLIQTNYWPVPEAPREEVYHPRAYSLALEGQGPGSYWLSSLAPGGYDTKFDLLANALCVLLRLGEAGQDARLAAHARRLAEPPTGLLPSFWPSILPGEEGWSALQANCRYGFRNAPGEFHNGGLWPVWNGWWGAALCALGERERARELLSAIHRLNQLDAEGSEWGFYENFHARTGQPLGTRVCTWSAAGAVLLHHFLEGKSLYFGEASSSPPGPRP, encoded by the coding sequence ATGGACGACATCGCCTATGCCCGCGCCAGGAAGCTGCTGTCCGACTCCGTTACCGGGGAGGGTTTCCTGGCCAGCCTCACGCCCACCACCAACTACCGGCGCATCTGGGCCCGGGATGGAATCGTCTGCGGCCTCGCGGGGCTGCTGACCGGAGAGGCGCGTCTGGCCGAGGCACTGAAACGGACCCTCGAGACCCTCGCCGCCCACCAGTCTCCGCTGGGGCACATCCCCTCCAACGTCCACGAGGAGGCCGGCACGCGCCGGGTGAGCTTCGGCGGCCTCGCTGGCCGGGTGGATACGGTCCCGTGGTTCATCATCGGCGTGTGCCAGTACGCCCACTTCACGGGAGACCGCTCCTTTTCCCAAGCCCTGCTGCCGGCGTTGCGCAAGGGGTTGCGGTTGCTCCAGGCCTGGGAGTTCAACGAGCGGGGTCTGGTGTACGTGCCACAGTCCGGTGACTGGGCCGACGAGTACATCCTCCACGGTTACGTGCTCTACGATCAGGTGCTGCGGCTCTGGGCCCTGCGCTGCTTCGCGGACCACTTCCAGGAGCCGGCCGTGGCCGAGCAGGCCGTCCGCCTCACCCGGCTCATCCAGACCAACTACTGGCCCGTGCCGGAGGCTCCTCGGGAGGAGGTGTACCATCCCCGGGCGTACAGCCTGGCCCTGGAAGGGCAGGGGCCGGGGTCCTACTGGCTGAGCTCCCTGGCGCCAGGGGGCTACGACACGAAGTTCGATCTGCTGGCCAATGCGTTGTGTGTCCTGTTGCGGCTGGGCGAGGCCGGGCAGGACGCGCGGCTGGCCGCCCATGCGCGGCGGCTCGCGGAGCCGCCCACGGGACTGCTGCCCTCGTTCTGGCCGAGCATCCTTCCGGGCGAGGAGGGCTGGAGCGCGCTCCAGGCCAACTGCCGCTATGGCTTCCGGAACGCCCCGGGCGAGTTCCACAACGGTGGCCTCTGGCCGGTGTGGAATGGCTGGTGGGGCGCGGCGCTGTGCGCCCTGGGAGAGCGGGAGCGGGCTCGGGAGCTACTGTCGGCCATCCACAGGCTCAACCAGCTGGATGCCGAGGGCTCCGAGTGGGGCTTCTATGAGAACTTCCATGCGCGGACGGGCCAGCCGTTGGGGACTCGCGTCTGCACGTGGAGCGCCGCCGGGGCCGTGTTGCTGCACCACTTCCTGGAGGGGAAGTCCCTCTACTTCGGTGAGGCGTCCTCCAGCCCACCCGGTCCACGGCCATGA